One Roseburia rectibacter DNA window includes the following coding sequences:
- the istB gene encoding IS21-like element helper ATPase IstB, translated as MTNQSTIDKLIEMRLTAMADAFRIQMDDPTMKEVPFEDRFGMLVDIEYSNRKNNRLKRLIRQAEFEQPDASIAAIDYQSGRKLNKALISRLATCEYITEYRNIFITGATGSGKTYMACAFGMEACKHYYTVRYVRLPDLLLDLQAARDSGTFSTVLKKYTKPVVLIIDEWLLLKLTEAEARNLFELIHKRRKKSSTIFCSQFRESEWYQQICGGESTLADAIMDRITYDSYKIDIESIDPSKDLSMREVYGLDPAMAK; from the coding sequence ATGACAAATCAAAGTACAATCGATAAACTTATCGAAATGCGCCTGACCGCTATGGCAGATGCATTCCGTATCCAGATGGATGATCCTACAATGAAGGAAGTGCCGTTCGAGGACCGCTTCGGTATGCTTGTTGATATCGAGTACAGCAATCGCAAAAATAACCGGTTGAAAAGACTGATCCGGCAGGCTGAGTTCGAACAGCCGGATGCCAGCATTGCAGCAATTGATTACCAGTCCGGTCGGAAACTGAACAAAGCACTGATCAGCCGTCTGGCAACTTGCGAATACATTACAGAATACAGGAACATCTTCATTACAGGTGCCACCGGAAGTGGTAAAACTTATATGGCCTGTGCTTTTGGCATGGAGGCCTGCAAACACTACTACACAGTACGGTATGTGCGGCTTCCTGATTTATTACTGGACTTACAGGCTGCCAGAGACAGCGGAACTTTTTCAACTGTCCTGAAGAAGTACACCAAGCCAGTAGTACTGATCATTGACGAGTGGCTTCTCCTCAAACTGACGGAAGCTGAAGCCAGAAACCTTTTTGAACTGATACACAAAAGACGCAAGAAATCATCCACGATCTTTTGCTCGCAGTTCCGCGAAAGTGAATGGTACCAACAAATCTGTGGCGGTGAAAGTACCCTGGCAGATGCCATTATGGATCGTATAACGTATGACTCATATAAAATCGATATTGAAAGCATTGATCCATCCAAAGATCTCTCTATGCGAGAGGTATATGGATTAGATCCTGCAATGGCAAAGTAA
- the istA gene encoding IS21 family transposase produces MTKYREILRLQSLGFSERNIAQSCGVSRNTVAKVLKKAAEINISWPLDFDMTDSALEELMFPKDKSVTNKRMPDFDYIRKELLRNGVNKKLLWVEYCEECRMSNEEPLMYSQFCYYIQKDEEKRRATMHIPRKPGEQIEVDWAGDPAHIFDPDTGEITEAWIFVGVLTYSQYAFVKAYMNEKTSNWIKAHVQMFDFFGGVTPMLVSDNCTTAVNHEKSDWYTTSLNTTYHEMAEHYNLAIIPARVRKPKDKPNVEGSVGKISTWITAALRNEQFFSLAELNDSIREKLNAYNARKFQKKECSRLSLFLGEEMPLLAPLPATPFELAEWKQATVQFNYHIAVDKMYYSVPYQYIKNKVDVRITDTTVEIFYNHNRIASHRRLHGRSGQYSTVTEHMPQEHQKYLEWNGDRFRKWADSIGINTSKVVDAILTSGRVEQQSYRSCMGLLKLAEKYSPEKLEQVCAKALSYSAKPSYKSIKNLLAAMKDSPDDISNASKESQTVEKPHGITRGARYYGGKRS; encoded by the coding sequence ATGACCAAGTATCGTGAAATCCTACGCTTGCAGAGCTTAGGATTCAGCGAACGGAACATCGCACAGAGCTGCGGTGTATCCAGGAACACAGTCGCCAAGGTTTTGAAAAAGGCAGCGGAAATAAATATTTCATGGCCGTTGGATTTTGACATGACCGACAGCGCACTTGAGGAGCTTATGTTCCCAAAGGATAAGTCAGTAACAAATAAACGCATGCCTGACTTTGACTACATTCGCAAAGAACTTCTGCGAAATGGAGTCAACAAAAAGCTTCTCTGGGTAGAATACTGTGAGGAGTGTCGTATGAGCAACGAAGAGCCGCTCATGTATTCCCAGTTCTGCTACTACATCCAAAAGGATGAAGAGAAACGCAGGGCTACCATGCATATCCCGAGAAAGCCTGGTGAACAGATTGAAGTTGACTGGGCAGGTGATCCCGCCCACATCTTTGATCCGGACACCGGAGAGATCACAGAGGCATGGATCTTTGTAGGGGTACTGACTTACAGCCAGTATGCTTTTGTAAAAGCATACATGAATGAGAAAACAAGCAACTGGATTAAAGCTCATGTCCAGATGTTCGATTTCTTTGGCGGTGTAACACCCATGCTTGTCTCCGATAACTGCACAACAGCAGTGAATCATGAAAAGAGCGACTGGTATACCACGTCATTAAACACAACTTACCATGAGATGGCAGAACACTATAATCTTGCCATCATTCCGGCCAGAGTCCGGAAACCCAAGGATAAACCAAATGTAGAAGGATCTGTAGGAAAGATATCTACTTGGATAACTGCAGCCCTTCGTAATGAACAGTTTTTCTCGCTTGCAGAATTAAATGATTCTATCCGGGAAAAACTGAATGCCTACAATGCTCGTAAATTCCAGAAAAAGGAATGCAGCAGGCTCAGTTTATTTCTTGGGGAAGAAATGCCGTTACTGGCTCCGTTGCCTGCTACACCCTTTGAACTGGCTGAGTGGAAACAAGCCACTGTCCAGTTCAACTATCACATCGCAGTAGACAAGATGTACTACTCCGTGCCTTATCAGTATATCAAAAATAAGGTAGATGTGCGTATAACAGATACAACGGTTGAAATATTTTATAATCACAATCGAATTGCCTCTCATAGGAGACTTCACGGAAGGAGCGGCCAGTATTCCACTGTGACGGAACATATGCCGCAGGAACACCAGAAATATCTGGAATGGAACGGCGACAGGTTCCGCAAATGGGCAGATTCGATTGGAATTAACACAAGTAAGGTTGTCGATGCAATACTTACCTCCGGCAGGGTTGAACAACAATCCTATAGAAGCTGTATGGGATTGTTAAAACTGGCAGAGAAATATTCGCCTGAAAAACTGGAACAGGTCTGTGCCAAAGCACTTTCTTATTCTGCTAAACCCAGCTATAAAAGTATCAAAAATCTATTGGCTGCAATGAAAGACTCACCAGATGACATATCGAATGCATCAAAGGAATCTCAGACTGTTGAAAAGCCACATGGCATCACAAGAGGTGCCAGATACTATGGAGGTAAACGATCATGA